From one Luteolibacter sp. Y139 genomic stretch:
- a CDS encoding LamG-like jellyroll fold domain-containing protein, producing MLAISPKAGVAGLCPRVGYWPFVAAMALSGLTPVQALTWHFGYVYNDDQAKKDQITAVMNEAVAVYNASTNFNVDINVAYHPGVPTAESNYNGELKFGGSISTQVAIHEIAHYLGSGTTNEWNDRFGGDNVWDGAMLKHFVKQYDGPGAEIYQSGVHYYPYGFNYGNEDSPQARRRLPRLIEAMRFDLGFISDGDGDGMSDEWENFKIGGMSQTATGDADGDGIANRDEWLTDGDPLRSAPVRNGHTYLIRSRLSQKLMEVAGMGAGANVRQNAPDGSDFQKWTATHVGGGYWKFLNVASGKALETGGLSNDPGANIMVWDDLGHDYQQWRVVPEGAANWKIINKGSRNKVVDVEGGPNALGNLVNISQYNDDIGANNQAWSFEDITAGEPTGALLQALYKLDGSVRDASSNELHGTASNVSYGAGRVDVQAAVFNGTNSSVQIPAAVDMTFSIAFWVKTTATAGTGQWYSGMGLVDGEVAGVATDFGLALVGNKIGFGVGNTDLTITSNNAVNDGQWHHVVATRDGTTGAMRINVDGVLRATGTGPTGPRLATGSLRLGSIGGVGGFFNGSLDEVRLYRGILSATEISRLANVSRTQVAGYGFENQVQDSSQHGHHGTASGITYVAGKTGTSAAQFDGTGSFVKIPAAPVTDFSVAYWVKTTATGGTGQWWAGKSMVDAEMPGAANDWGISLVGNKAGFGMGNPDQTILSTTAINDGTWHHITATRTNAGAMKLYVDGVLQASGAGPAAARTAAGFLRVGSSPFGGVFFAGTIDDLKIYNYAVDAGQAAALASPLPAPWASQDIGAPGSDGYAGFDGSTYSVAGAGSGIVGTSDQFHFLSSSQTGDRVLVTRLLTGAVNHDGTTSADAKAGLMFRSSAAANASFVALVHTQTKGLQFLHRDASGGAITQTGVDVAQGAACWLRLARAGNTFAASYATTPGAPTDGDWVPLGSHVAVLGATVPGGLAVSSQTPAKIATATFASLSSTLNAPPTLSVVSDQTIAENTSTAVLPVTVGDVESSAASLVFGASSSNATLVPPSGIVAGGSGANRTVTITPAGNQSGSAVITISVSDGGLPVTRSFTLTVTTTPGGGWRQQHFGSTLNSGNAADAADPDGDGIENLLERAFSLNPVVAGDRTKLPAFTREGAFLVLSYTKSVAASDLTFQVKWSNDLASWSTDGVTDSLISSDGATEFRAGRVPAAQVDPKRSFLRLMVTP from the coding sequence ATGCTCGCGATTTCCCCGAAGGCCGGTGTGGCCGGCCTTTGCCCACGTGTCGGTTATTGGCCTTTTGTTGCCGCGATGGCGTTGTCCGGTTTGACGCCGGTGCAGGCGCTGACGTGGCACTTCGGCTACGTCTACAATGACGACCAGGCGAAGAAGGATCAGATCACGGCGGTGATGAACGAGGCGGTGGCGGTTTACAACGCGTCCACGAATTTCAACGTCGATATTAATGTCGCCTACCACCCGGGCGTGCCGACGGCGGAGTCGAACTACAACGGCGAGCTGAAATTCGGGGGCTCGATCAGCACGCAGGTGGCGATTCACGAAATCGCGCACTATCTGGGCAGCGGGACGACCAACGAGTGGAACGATCGCTTCGGCGGCGACAATGTGTGGGACGGCGCGATGCTGAAGCACTTCGTGAAGCAGTACGACGGGCCGGGCGCGGAGATCTATCAGTCGGGCGTTCACTACTACCCGTATGGCTTCAATTACGGCAATGAGGATAGCCCGCAAGCGAGGCGGAGATTGCCGAGGCTGATCGAGGCGATGCGTTTCGATCTCGGCTTCATTTCCGATGGCGATGGCGACGGGATGTCGGACGAGTGGGAGAATTTCAAGATCGGCGGGATGTCCCAGACTGCCACCGGTGATGCCGATGGGGATGGGATCGCGAATCGCGATGAGTGGCTGACCGATGGTGATCCGCTGCGCTCAGCGCCGGTGCGGAATGGCCATACCTATCTGATCCGCTCGCGCCTCAGCCAGAAGCTGATGGAAGTGGCGGGCATGGGAGCCGGGGCGAATGTCCGCCAGAATGCGCCCGATGGCTCGGACTTCCAGAAATGGACGGCCACGCACGTGGGCGGCGGCTATTGGAAATTCCTCAACGTCGCCAGTGGCAAGGCGCTTGAGACCGGCGGTCTGTCCAATGATCCCGGGGCCAACATCATGGTGTGGGATGATCTGGGGCACGACTACCAGCAGTGGCGCGTGGTGCCGGAGGGCGCGGCGAATTGGAAGATCATCAACAAGGGCAGCCGCAACAAGGTGGTGGATGTCGAAGGTGGCCCGAATGCCCTGGGCAATCTCGTGAACATCTCGCAATACAACGATGACATCGGGGCGAACAACCAGGCGTGGTCCTTTGAAGACATCACCGCGGGCGAGCCGACCGGTGCGCTGCTGCAGGCGCTCTACAAGCTCGACGGCAGTGTGCGCGACGCGAGCAGCAATGAGCTCCACGGGACTGCCAGCAACGTGAGCTATGGCGCGGGTCGTGTGGATGTGCAGGCTGCTGTTTTCAATGGCACCAACAGCTCGGTGCAGATCCCGGCGGCGGTGGACATGACCTTCAGTATCGCCTTTTGGGTGAAGACGACGGCCACCGCTGGCACCGGGCAGTGGTATAGCGGCATGGGATTGGTGGACGGCGAAGTGGCAGGAGTGGCGACGGACTTCGGGCTCGCGCTGGTGGGAAACAAGATCGGCTTTGGCGTGGGGAATACCGACCTCACCATTACCAGCAACAACGCGGTGAACGATGGTCAGTGGCATCATGTGGTGGCCACGCGTGACGGGACCACCGGCGCGATGCGGATCAACGTGGACGGAGTGCTACGCGCTACGGGCACCGGGCCAACGGGGCCGCGGCTTGCCACCGGCTCGCTGCGGCTTGGCAGCATCGGCGGAGTGGGCGGCTTCTTTAATGGCAGTCTGGATGAGGTGCGGCTCTACAGGGGCATCCTGTCGGCGACCGAGATCTCGCGTCTGGCCAATGTCAGCCGCACGCAGGTGGCTGGCTATGGATTCGAGAATCAGGTGCAGGATAGCAGCCAGCACGGGCATCATGGAACTGCGAGCGGGATCACCTATGTGGCGGGGAAGACCGGCACGAGTGCGGCGCAATTCGATGGCACGGGCAGCTTCGTGAAGATCCCTGCGGCACCTGTGACGGATTTCAGCGTGGCCTATTGGGTGAAGACCACGGCGACCGGTGGCACCGGGCAGTGGTGGGCGGGCAAGTCGATGGTGGATGCTGAAATGCCTGGTGCGGCGAACGACTGGGGCATTTCCCTGGTGGGTAACAAGGCGGGATTCGGGATGGGGAATCCCGATCAAACGATCCTTTCTACCACCGCGATCAACGATGGGACCTGGCATCACATCACCGCCACTCGCACGAATGCGGGAGCGATGAAGTTGTATGTGGATGGAGTGCTGCAGGCTTCCGGTGCGGGTCCGGCGGCTGCGCGCACGGCGGCGGGTTTCCTGCGGGTTGGCAGCTCTCCCTTTGGCGGCGTGTTTTTCGCCGGCACGATCGATGACCTGAAGATCTACAACTATGCGGTCGACGCAGGGCAAGCGGCGGCGCTGGCTTCACCGCTGCCTGCGCCGTGGGCGAGCCAGGACATCGGGGCACCGGGCAGTGATGGCTACGCTGGCTTTGATGGATCGACGTATTCGGTGGCTGGAGCGGGGAGCGGGATTGTTGGCACGAGCGATCAGTTTCATTTCCTATCATCGTCGCAGACGGGCGACCGGGTGCTGGTCACTCGCTTGCTGACGGGAGCCGTGAATCATGATGGCACGACATCGGCCGATGCGAAGGCGGGGCTGATGTTCCGCTCTTCCGCGGCGGCGAATGCGTCCTTCGTGGCGCTGGTGCACACGCAGACGAAGGGGCTGCAATTCCTGCATCGGGATGCGAGTGGCGGGGCGATCACGCAGACCGGTGTGGATGTCGCGCAGGGTGCTGCTTGTTGGCTGAGGCTGGCTCGTGCGGGGAATACGTTTGCCGCGTCGTATGCGACGACTCCGGGGGCTCCGACGGATGGCGATTGGGTGCCGCTCGGTTCTCATGTCGCGGTGTTGGGCGCTACTGTTCCCGGTGGATTGGCCGTGAGTTCGCAGACGCCGGCGAAGATCGCGACTGCTACCTTTGCCTCGCTTTCCTCAACGCTGAACGCGCCTCCGACCTTGTCGGTGGTGTCTGACCAAACGATTGCTGAAAATACTTCGACGGCGGTCCTTCCGGTGACGGTGGGAGATGTGGAGAGTTCCGCGGCTTCGCTGGTGTTCGGTGCAAGTTCCTCCAACGCGACGCTCGTTCCTCCGTCGGGCATCGTGGCGGGAGGCAGCGGTGCGAACAGAACGGTGACTATTACTCCGGCGGGGAACCAATCGGGCAGTGCCGTGATTACGATCTCGGTGAGCGATGGAGGACTGCCGGTGACGCGCAGCTTCACGCTCACGGTGACGACCACGCCGGGTGGAGGGTGGCGCCAGCAGCACTTCGGGAGCACCTTGAACAGCGGGAATGCCGCGGATGCAGCTGATCCGGATGGGGACGGGATCGAGAATCTGTTAGAGCGGGCTTTCTCGCTGAATCCGGTGGTGGCCGGCGACCGGACGAAGTTGCCTGCCTTCACGAGGGAGGGTGCCTTCCTGGTGCTGAGCTACACGAAAAGCGTCGCGGCATCCGACCTTACATTTCAGGTGAAGTGGAGCAATGATCTGGCCAGCTGGTCGACCGACGGGGTGACGGACTCGCTGATTTCATCCGACGGGGCGACCGAGTTCCGGGCGGGGCGGGTGCCGGCGGCTCAGGTCGATCCGAAGCGATCCTTCCTGCGGCTGATGGTGACGCCGTGA
- a CDS encoding sialate O-acetylesterase — MKVTDLVLKGRLVLASSALFLPVGVASADVFTNVPAAAGYQLVHSLPVPAIQGSFNTTAIPYDVDNSSNWATGSFSRVAYYLELAGSTDPTRPNGYVFVSFDRPAALANGKQLGVPSNGPNGTRVVTNTTVTNMTVISNIPGIQNGNGLAGGRLEFWPSGYAQGVNGVFDYDDNGFNGTSGHGSMQIHNAAAAQTLIGYSDWGGNTPGTPSEIGAGPNQGAGQPDWTFSDSGTTYTTRLLQVLVLPATNLVPIVNPSFETDAIAGANAPVFEVRTTAPTGWVYSGTPGQGVIAPDAGEPNAFYNGLTTGYAGSKAHFNVTQGTSGVPTVSQILTSTLQANTTYTLSLALGNRSNGDAWGGHHVALKTTSGVVVGEWTGGNTELTPDNTFGRSSRKFTTGANPPGLGQPLQIVIEQPLAAGGRYLDFDDVVLTADAAPARPVGTPVDVMIVAGQSNAQGWQGNVNALSTPNRRYVDAPSPNAFISYKQNAYGQPLYISGSMGQLSQLGAGFAGQWEGFGPELSLGTDLAGRLSNKVAVIKFASGGAGLNGQFKKTANDLYPLLVAQVNSGMAELTAQGFTPTIKGFFWLQGETDSANTGDAPLYGANITQFLSDLRTDLNAPAMKAVLTEINPNMPALQTQPTASGVVLVNQGMQTLATADPLVEYVTTADITSGFGDTIHYAADQLVSIGQRWANAYQSPPAAPAGGNVFTRVPEASAEGYQVLYELNIPLDSGYRDGVAPAYSVDNSLTAAPFDRVAYYFELTNADGTSRWVYASMDAFTTVAKQLGLPHNVLNPVKHQRLVENMNVYSNVQGLVTGTSLDGGSVEMFPSNYNMGRTGFYAGDGGNYDWDDSGATATDAGYGSFQVHHPLSQQVLFAYNHWATADGTNDDVGIGNQATGQRDYTFGATAAAYNARKLVILTRPASHVTFTAMPGNRSLQPRNLTTNLASVSIAGTEREGGYSNVVMRRYREGVFQSESVQALVYTAGAAPFSFSSQIPAELAGYDFEVLLEKNGVRRLVRRATDVVAGDALLFYGQSNTEAWIGFAANNTTSNGYASRWVRTFGQNSDSGDATRNNLSWVQANGDGGGSLYNDPGAIGQWAMVIGGKIVADHQIPVAILNGARGGYSMLQLQKDHAQPDNLDDNGAVTRTYNRLRYRATRAGVAAAARAIFYYQGESDNDNATQHGAGFLGLHSDWQTDYPGLEHIYEVQVRPGCGVTRENVALRELQRSFGDTYANTSVMTTNGYQPHDGCHYRFTGGYELLGLQHFAQVSRDLYHGPTGPNIDALNPGTIGFTDDSHTKILVTMRNAGATINFPAGALSDFALTGTSATITGYSVAGSTILFNLSAPVDSGAFLEYRSHSGGGDFVTNGSGVGLLAFSQRIGQQPPTVMLSSPVRTRPATVGESIVVNATTTPGENGAATRMVFLVNGVPLLETTGSTLATNWQVPAAGAHLLEVVAYDATGNYGRASVTIFTAVSTTPGGVTSGLVVWLKAESGITKDASGYVSAWVDQAGAADSATQPTNGNKPRYLEAHLGNGPALHFDGNDFMSGATGMPTGSYTKIVRFALDAYPPSNNLVSAGTAGDTTNRDHALFFEGTPNAKIYHSGTFLTASIATPLGKPSIVHATYDTTVNTGTLYVDNALGGSAVSGGDNTITNYTLGGYNGGNNTLSGDISEVLIYSRVLTATERNSVYTYLDQKYLAPYALWLRGHGSVADAADPGKDGVPAIIEYAHGLDPAVNNAGSPRFLRVENVGGLPELRFDKAVASSDAWVQVEMSSDLATWTEQTSEVVGSSGGFETRRVVIPGETGTAAKRFARLRVSARR; from the coding sequence ATGAAAGTGACGGATCTCGTCTTGAAAGGCAGGCTCGTGCTTGCGAGCAGTGCTCTTTTCCTCCCGGTCGGCGTGGCGTCGGCGGATGTGTTCACGAATGTGCCTGCGGCTGCCGGTTATCAGCTCGTGCACAGCCTGCCGGTCCCGGCGATCCAGGGTTCATTCAATACCACTGCGATCCCCTACGACGTGGACAACTCGTCGAATTGGGCGACGGGCAGCTTCAGTCGGGTGGCCTACTACCTGGAGCTTGCCGGCTCGACCGATCCGACGCGGCCGAATGGCTACGTCTTCGTTTCCTTTGACCGGCCCGCGGCACTGGCGAATGGCAAGCAGCTCGGCGTTCCCAGCAATGGACCGAATGGCACGCGGGTGGTGACGAACACGACGGTCACCAACATGACGGTGATCTCCAACATCCCGGGCATCCAGAATGGCAACGGCCTGGCGGGTGGGAGGCTGGAGTTCTGGCCGAGCGGCTACGCCCAGGGCGTGAATGGAGTTTTTGACTACGATGACAACGGCTTCAATGGCACCAGCGGCCATGGCTCGATGCAGATCCACAATGCCGCAGCGGCGCAGACGCTGATCGGCTACAGCGATTGGGGTGGGAATACCCCGGGCACGCCCTCGGAGATCGGTGCAGGTCCCAACCAAGGCGCGGGGCAGCCTGACTGGACCTTTTCCGATAGCGGCACCACTTACACCACGCGCTTGCTGCAGGTGCTGGTGCTGCCCGCGACGAATCTGGTGCCGATCGTGAATCCCAGCTTCGAGACGGATGCGATCGCGGGTGCGAATGCGCCGGTCTTCGAGGTGCGGACCACGGCGCCTACAGGCTGGGTGTACTCGGGCACGCCGGGGCAGGGCGTGATCGCGCCGGATGCCGGTGAGCCGAATGCCTTCTACAATGGCCTGACCACCGGCTACGCGGGGTCCAAGGCGCATTTCAATGTGACGCAGGGAACCAGCGGAGTGCCGACCGTCAGCCAGATTCTAACAAGCACGCTGCAGGCGAACACGACCTACACGCTTTCGCTCGCGCTCGGCAATCGTAGCAATGGGGATGCGTGGGGTGGGCATCATGTCGCGCTCAAGACCACGTCCGGGGTTGTGGTGGGCGAATGGACGGGTGGGAATACTGAACTCACTCCGGACAACACCTTCGGGAGAAGCTCTCGCAAGTTCACGACGGGAGCGAATCCGCCGGGGCTGGGCCAGCCCTTGCAGATCGTGATCGAGCAGCCGCTGGCGGCCGGCGGCCGGTATCTTGATTTCGATGATGTGGTCCTTACTGCTGATGCAGCGCCTGCAAGGCCGGTTGGCACGCCTGTCGATGTGATGATCGTGGCAGGCCAATCGAACGCACAGGGTTGGCAGGGCAACGTCAATGCGCTCAGCACGCCCAACCGGCGTTATGTGGATGCACCGAGTCCGAATGCCTTCATTTCCTACAAGCAGAATGCGTATGGGCAGCCGCTTTATATCAGCGGCAGCATGGGCCAGCTCTCGCAGCTCGGCGCAGGATTCGCCGGACAGTGGGAAGGGTTCGGGCCGGAACTTTCGCTGGGGACGGATCTTGCCGGACGACTGTCCAACAAGGTGGCGGTGATCAAGTTCGCGTCCGGGGGGGCGGGCTTGAACGGCCAGTTCAAGAAGACCGCGAACGATCTCTATCCACTGCTGGTGGCGCAGGTGAACAGCGGCATGGCGGAGCTGACCGCGCAGGGCTTCACGCCCACCATCAAGGGCTTCTTCTGGTTGCAAGGCGAGACCGATTCCGCCAACACCGGCGATGCGCCGCTCTACGGCGCGAACATCACGCAATTCCTGAGCGACCTGCGCACTGACCTCAATGCTCCGGCGATGAAGGCGGTGCTCACGGAGATCAATCCGAACATGCCCGCGCTCCAGACGCAGCCGACGGCCTCGGGTGTGGTGCTGGTGAACCAGGGGATGCAGACCCTGGCCACTGCCGATCCGCTGGTGGAATACGTCACGACCGCGGACATTACTTCCGGCTTCGGCGATACGATTCACTACGCGGCGGACCAGTTGGTTTCCATCGGCCAGCGCTGGGCAAATGCTTATCAGTCACCGCCGGCGGCACCTGCGGGTGGGAATGTGTTCACGCGCGTGCCGGAAGCCTCGGCGGAAGGATATCAGGTGCTCTATGAGCTGAATATCCCGCTCGATTCCGGCTATCGCGATGGCGTGGCACCCGCCTACAGCGTGGACAATAGCCTGACCGCCGCGCCCTTCGATCGCGTGGCGTATTACTTCGAGCTGACGAATGCCGATGGCACCTCGCGCTGGGTCTATGCCTCGATGGATGCCTTCACCACCGTGGCCAAGCAACTCGGCCTGCCGCACAATGTGCTGAACCCGGTGAAGCACCAGCGGCTGGTGGAGAACATGAACGTGTATTCGAACGTGCAGGGCCTGGTGACCGGCACTTCGCTCGATGGTGGCTCGGTGGAAATGTTCCCGAGCAATTACAACATGGGCCGCACCGGCTTCTATGCGGGCGATGGTGGGAATTACGATTGGGATGACAGCGGCGCAACCGCGACCGATGCGGGCTATGGCTCCTTCCAGGTTCACCATCCACTCTCGCAGCAGGTGCTCTTCGCCTACAATCACTGGGCTACCGCGGATGGTACGAATGACGATGTCGGCATCGGCAACCAGGCGACCGGCCAGCGCGACTACACCTTCGGTGCCACGGCTGCTGCCTATAACGCGCGGAAGCTGGTAATCCTCACCCGCCCGGCCAGTCATGTGACCTTCACGGCGATGCCGGGCAACCGCTCTCTGCAACCGCGGAACCTGACCACCAATCTCGCATCGGTATCGATCGCTGGCACCGAGCGCGAGGGCGGTTACAGCAATGTGGTGATGCGCCGCTATCGCGAAGGCGTATTCCAGAGCGAGTCGGTGCAGGCACTGGTCTACACGGCGGGTGCGGCTCCGTTCTCCTTCAGTTCGCAAATCCCGGCTGAGTTGGCGGGCTATGACTTCGAGGTGCTGCTGGAGAAGAATGGCGTGCGCCGGTTGGTGCGGCGCGCGACCGATGTGGTGGCGGGGGATGCCCTGCTCTTCTACGGCCAGTCGAACACCGAGGCGTGGATCGGCTTCGCGGCGAACAATACGACCTCGAATGGCTATGCGAGCCGCTGGGTGAGAACCTTCGGCCAGAACTCCGACTCGGGCGATGCCACGCGCAACAACCTCTCATGGGTGCAAGCCAACGGTGATGGTGGAGGCAGTCTCTACAACGATCCGGGGGCTATCGGGCAATGGGCAATGGTGATCGGCGGCAAGATCGTCGCCGATCACCAGATCCCGGTGGCGATCCTCAATGGTGCGCGCGGAGGCTACTCGATGCTGCAGCTTCAGAAGGATCACGCGCAGCCGGACAATCTCGATGACAACGGAGCGGTCACCCGCACGTACAACCGCCTGCGCTATCGTGCCACACGCGCCGGGGTCGCGGCAGCGGCACGGGCGATCTTCTACTACCAGGGCGAGTCGGATAACGACAATGCGACGCAGCACGGTGCCGGCTTCTTGGGGCTCCATAGCGATTGGCAGACGGACTACCCGGGGCTGGAACACATTTATGAGGTCCAGGTGCGACCCGGCTGCGGCGTGACGCGGGAGAACGTGGCCCTGCGCGAACTCCAGCGCAGCTTCGGCGACACGTATGCAAATACGTCCGTCATGACGACGAATGGCTACCAACCGCACGATGGCTGCCACTATCGCTTCACCGGCGGGTACGAGTTGCTAGGCCTGCAACACTTCGCGCAGGTGTCGCGCGATTTGTATCACGGACCCACCGGGCCGAACATCGATGCGCTGAATCCTGGCACCATCGGGTTCACGGATGACAGCCATACGAAGATCCTGGTGACGATGCGAAATGCCGGAGCGACCATCAATTTCCCGGCGGGGGCCTTGAGCGACTTCGCGCTGACCGGGACGAGTGCCACCATTACCGGCTACAGTGTAGCGGGCTCGACGATCCTGTTCAACCTGAGCGCGCCGGTCGACAGCGGTGCCTTCCTGGAGTACCGCAGCCACAGCGGGGGCGGGGATTTCGTCACGAATGGTTCGGGCGTGGGCCTGCTGGCCTTCAGCCAACGGATCGGCCAGCAGCCGCCGACCGTGATGCTGTCATCGCCCGTGAGGACCCGTCCGGCGACGGTGGGCGAATCCATCGTGGTCAATGCAACGACCACGCCGGGCGAGAACGGGGCTGCCACCCGCATGGTGTTTCTGGTGAATGGCGTTCCATTGTTAGAGACCACGGGGAGCACGCTGGCGACCAATTGGCAGGTGCCGGCGGCCGGGGCGCATCTGCTGGAGGTGGTGGCCTACGATGCGACGGGAAACTACGGGCGCGCTTCCGTCACGATCTTCACGGCGGTCTCGACCACTCCCGGTGGAGTCACGAGCGGACTCGTCGTCTGGCTGAAGGCGGAGAGCGGCATCACGAAGGATGCCAGCGGCTACGTTTCCGCGTGGGTGGACCAGGCAGGTGCGGCAGATTCCGCGACCCAGCCGACGAACGGCAATAAGCCGCGCTATCTGGAGGCACATCTCGGCAACGGGCCTGCGCTGCACTTCGACGGCAATGACTTCATGTCCGGAGCCACCGGCATGCCGACCGGCAGCTATACCAAGATCGTCCGCTTCGCGCTGGACGCCTACCCGCCCTCTAACAACCTGGTCTCGGCAGGGACCGCTGGCGATACGACGAACCGCGATCATGCGCTATTCTTCGAGGGGACGCCGAATGCGAAGATCTACCACTCCGGCACCTTCCTCACCGCATCGATCGCCACGCCGCTGGGCAAGCCATCGATCGTCCATGCCACCTATGATACGACGGTGAACACCGGTACCCTCTACGTGGACAATGCCCTCGGCGGCAGCGCGGTCTCGGGCGGGGACAATACGATCACGAACTACACGCTCGGCGGCTACAACGGCGGCAACAACACGCTCTCGGGCGATATCTCCGAGGTGCTGATCTACAGCCGCGTGCTCACTGCCACCGAGCGGAACTCCGTTTACACGTACCTGGACCAGAAATATCTCGCGCCGTATGCCCTGTGGTTGAGAGGGCACGGGTCGGTGGCCGATGCCGCCGATCCTGGGAAGGATGGAGTCCCCGCGATCATCGAATACGCCCACGGTCTGGATCCGGCGGTGAACAATGCGGGTTCCCCGCGGTTCCTGCGGGTGGAGAATGTCGGCGGGCTGCCTGAACTCCGGTTTGATAAAGCGGTGGCGAGTTCGGACGCATGGGTGCAGGTGGAGATGTCGAGCGACCTGGCAACGTGGACCGAGCAGACCTCCGAGGTGGTGGGAAGCTCCGGCGGCTTTGAAACGCGCCGCGTGGTCATTCCGGGCGAGACGGGGACGGCAGCTAAGCGGTTTGCACGGCTCAGGGTGTCAGCACGGCGGTGA